One part of the Mya arenaria isolate MELC-2E11 chromosome 3, ASM2691426v1 genome encodes these proteins:
- the LOC128228142 gene encoding myb-like protein X isoform X2 produces the protein MTKRNKRRNNRGPKSWGKNKEKSNNGMEALSETSKASISWKPSFSWIPLLFWGTLELFSFWKHWPFNKSKQTLPITIKEAETIEDKMEAQKRKFETMLAEKDARIDDSDKKLKITEEQKDNDIKQLMMENQNLDSKQKQTEKILRDTKKELDDAEANTKQRDDQIKHLQMEKGKLDSTLKQTERDKTILNNELFEVRNLKREAEAEKHDALRRLSEMVSVKLRDNNPNIVDLNDEYRPTKLAEMFSELYDNEWTAAYTVMEDNEFQDRQMIDFLLDVVMESYIFCKDEVEKSWNVVSTWFLDDDLPKVQQMRKALKDGRKAKAWKLIPDIEKKYTSYIESVCRHEPLKKLLSIEDIRKYMALCLKLTLLMNANDPPVYLECSGWKPIRDREEEDKDLQKSENSGDELPNNGEQPNSQDDKDEEKETAETTETDSSSQDITPDDMDQDEGQKIEKQPEGKSNENPSSTESKERLEKKDGTESNENVETGSCQQGDAPTGNDDSGQDSINKDKENKDNAQDIATEKDLSQIKESNDELSPSTNAGVNEDAGEEMVVNNGHGNAESSSLNKLVEDPMDQGNSQNAGFSDERRINEIDHECKNNENPSSTESKERFEKKDETECNKNLETGSCQQGDAPTGNDDSGQDSINKDKENKDNAQDIATEKDLSQIKESNDELSPSTNAGVNEDAGEEMVVNNGHGNAESSSLNKLVEDPMDQGNSQNAGFSDERRINEIDHECKNNENPSSTESKERFEKKDETDCDENLETGSCQQGDAPTGNDDSSQDSINKDKENKDNAQDNATEKDLSQIKESNDELSPSTNAGVNEDAGEEMVVNNGHGNAEPSSLNKLVEDPMDQGNSPNTGFSDERRNNEIDHECKNNENPNSAETTKPSENKERTDSNANKQPENGERGETVADAVEVNGDSDPASSPTNDENGTTRLEEEKDKLKTNSPSSGCENDNDDSSKICGRELRNEVTVAATRGEFEKDKYKEYTTRGKYTEFHVWPIMYLHKGGPMLGKGIAQGVKDSKAEPSDKPWAWWK, from the exons ATG ACTAAGAGGAACAAAAGAAGAAATAACAGGGGTCCAAAAAGTTGGGGAAAAAATAAAGAGAAATCAAACAACGGCATGGAGGCACTTTCAGAGACAAGCAAAG CCTCGATATCATGGAAACCTTCGTTCTCATGGATACCATTGCTGTTTTGGGGAACTTTGGAACTGTTTTCATTTTGGAAACATTGGCCATTTAACAAAAGCAA GCAGACTTTACCAATAACTATAAAAGAAGCTGAAACGATAGAAGACAAGATGGAAGCACAGAAACGAAAGTTTGAAACTATGTTGGCGGAAAAGGATGCCCGAATTGACGACAGcgataaaaaattgaaaattacgGAGGAACAGAAAGATAACGACATAAAACAACTAATGATGGAGAACCAAAACCTCGattcaaaacaaaagcaaactGAAAAAATTCTACGAGACACAAAGAAGGAGCTAGATGACGCTGAAGCCAACACAAAACAAAGAGACGACCAGATTAAACACCTGCAGATGGAAAAGGGAAAACTTGATTCAACACTCAAGCAAACTGAACGAGATAAAACTATTCTTAACAACGAGCTGTTTGAAGTTCGAAACCTGAAAAGAGAAGCGGAGGCAGAAAAGCACGATGCACTACGAAG GTTGAGCGAAATGGTGTCGGTCAAATTGCGTGACAACAATCCTAACATTGTGGATCTAAATGACGAATATAGACCCACAAAGCTGGCGGAGATGTTCAGTGAACTATATGACAACGAGTGGACAGCCGCTTACACGGTCATGGAAGACAATGAATTTCAAGACAGACAGATGATAGACTTTCTACTGGACGTTGTCATG GAATCCTACATTTTCTGCAAGGACGAGGTTGAGAAAAGCTGGAATGTTGTCTCAACATGGTTTCTAGACGAC GATTTACCGAAAGTGCAGCAAATGCGAAAGGCGCTCAAAGATGGAAGAAAGGCGAAAGCTTGGAAGCTGATTCCggatattgaaaaa AAATACACGTCATACATAGAAAGTGTTTGTCGACATGAGCCTCTTAAAAAGCTGCTATCGATCGAAGACATCAGGAAATACATGGCTCTCTGCTTAAAGCTCACTTTGCTGATGAATGCAAACGATCCGCCTGTTTATCTTGAGTGTTCAGGATGGAAACCGATCAGAGACCGGGAAGAGGAAGATAAAGATTTACAGAAAAGCGAGAATTCTGGAGATGAACTTCCTAATAATGGAGAACAGCCAAACAGTCAAGACGATAAAGACGAAGAAAAAGAAACGGCAGAAACAACAGAAACTGACTCATCTAGTCAAGATATCACACCAGATGACATGGACCAAGATGAAggacaaaaaatcgaaaaacAACCTGAAGGCAAAAGCAATGAAAACCCTTCATCGACTGAGTCAAAAGAACGGTTAGAAAAGAAAGACGGAACCGAAAGTAATGAAAATGTGGAAACTGGATCGTGTCAGCAAGGAGATGCACCAACGGGCAATGATGATTCAGGTCAAGATTCAATTAACAAggataaagaaaacaaagataatGCACAAGACATTGCTACGGAGAAAGATCTATCACAAATAAAAGAGAGTAACGACGAGCTTTCCCCGTCCACCAACGCAGGCGTGAATGAGGATGCTGGGGAGGAAATGGTAGTAAACAACGGTCATGGCAATGCCGAATCTTCTTCATTGAACAAACTAGTAGAAGATCCAATGGACCAAGGAAATAGCCAAAATGCAGGATTCTCTGATGAACGTCGAATTAACGAAATCGATCATgaatgcaaaaacaatgaaaacccTTCATCGACTGAGTCAAAAGAACGGTTTGAAAAGAAAGACGAAACTGAATGTAATAAAAATTTGGAAACTGGATCGTGTCAGCAAGGAGATGCACCAACGGGCAATGATGATTCAGGTCAAGATTCAATTAACAAggataaagaaaacaaagataatGCACAAGACATTGCTACGGAGAAAGATCTATCACAAATAAAAGAGAGTAACGACGAGCTTTCCCCGTCCACCAACGCAGGCGTGAATGAGGATGCTGGGGAGGAAATGGTAGTAAACAACGGTCATGGCAATGCCGAATCTTCTTCATTGAACAAACTAGTAGAAGATCCAATGGACCAAGGAAATAGCCAAAATGCAGGATTCTCTGATGAACGTCGAATTAACGAAATCGATCATgaatgcaaaaacaatgaaaacccTTCATCGACTGAGTCAAAAGAACGGTTTGAAAAGAAAGACGAAACTGACTGTGATGAAAATTTGGAAACTGGATCGTGTCAGCAAGGAGATGCACCAACGGGCAATGATGATTCAAGTCAAGATTCAATTAACAAggataaagaaaacaaagataatGCACAAGACAATGCTACGGAGAAAGATCTATCACAAATAAAAGAGAGTAACGACGAGCTTTCCCCGTCCACCAACGCAGGCGTGAATGAGGATGCTGGGGAGGAAATGGTAGTAAACAACGGTCATGGCAATGCCGAACCTTCTTCATTGAACAAACTAGTAGAAGATCCAATGGACCAAGGAAATAGCCCAAATACAGGATTCTCTGATGAACGTCGAAATAACGAAATCGATCATgaatgcaaaaacaatgaaaacccAAATTCTGCTGAAACAACAAAACCGTCCGAAAACAAAGAAAGAACTGACAGCAATGCAAATAAGCAACCTGAGAATGGTGAGCGAGGGGAAACAGTCGCGGACGCAGTCGAAGTCAATGGTGACTCGGACCCTGCATCATCTCCGACAAATGATGAAAATGGCACCACGAGacttgaagaagaaaaagataAGCTAAAGACCAACAGTCCAAGTTCAGGATGTGAAAACGATAACGACGATTCGAGCAAAATCTGTGGAAGAGAATTAAGAAACGAGGTAACTGTTGCAGCGACTAGAGGGGAGTTTGAAAAAGATAAGTACAAAGAGTACACTACCAGAGGCAAATATACTGAATTCCATGTTTGGCCAATCATGTATTTGCACAAAGGAGGACCAATGTTGGGCAAAGGAATTGCACAAGGAGTAAAGGATAGTAAGGCCGAACCAAGCGATAAACCGTGGGCTTGGTGGAAATAG
- the LOC128228142 gene encoding myb-like protein X isoform X4: protein MEALSETSKASISWKPSFSWIPLLFWGTLELFSFWKHWPFNKSKQTLPITIKEAETIEDKMEAQKRKFETMLAEKDARIDDSDKKLKITEEQKDNDIKQLMMENQNLDSKQKQTEKILRDTKKELDDAEANTKQRDDQIKHLQMEKGKLDSTLKQTERDKTILNNELFEVRNLKREAEAEKHDALRRLSEMVSVKLRDNNPNIVDLNDEYRPTKLAEMFSELYDNEWTAAYTVMEDNEFQDRQMIDFLLDVVMESYIFCKDEVEKSWNVVSTWFLDDDLPKVQQMRKALKDGRKAKAWKLIPDIEKKYTSYIESVCRHEPLKKLLSIEDIRKYMALCLKLTLLMNANDPPVYLECSGWKPIRDREEEDKDLQKSENSGDELPNNGEQPNSQDDKDEEKETAETTETDSSSQDITPDDMDQDEGQKIEKQPEGKSNENPSSTESKERLEKKDGTESNENVETGSCQQGDAPTGNDDSGQDSINKDKENKDNAQDIATEKDLSQIKESNDELSPSTNAGVNEDAGEEMVVNNGHGNAESSSLNKLVEDPMDQGNSQNAGFSDERRINEIDHECKNNENPSSTESKERFEKKDETECNKNLETGSCQQGDAPTGNDDSGQDSINKDKENKDNAQDIATEKDLSQIKESNDELSPSTNAGVNEDAGEEMVVNNGHGNAESSSLNKLVEDPMDQGNSQNAGFSDERRINEIDHECKNNENPSSTESKERFEKKDETDCDENLETGSCQQGDAPTGNDDSSQDSINKDKENKDNAQDNATEKDLSQIKESNDELSPSTNAGVNEDAGEEMVVNNGHGNAEPSSLNKLVEDPMDQGNSPNTGFSDERRNNEIDHECKNNENPNSAETTKPSENKERTDSNANKQPENGERGETVADAVEVNGDSDPASSPTNDENGTTRLEEEKDKLKTNSPSSGCENDNDDSSKICGRELRNEVTVAATRGEFEKDKYKEYTTRGKYTEFHVWPIMYLHKGGPMLGKGIAQGVKDSKAEPSDKPWAWWK, encoded by the exons ATGGAGGCACTTTCAGAGACAAGCAAAG CCTCGATATCATGGAAACCTTCGTTCTCATGGATACCATTGCTGTTTTGGGGAACTTTGGAACTGTTTTCATTTTGGAAACATTGGCCATTTAACAAAAGCAA GCAGACTTTACCAATAACTATAAAAGAAGCTGAAACGATAGAAGACAAGATGGAAGCACAGAAACGAAAGTTTGAAACTATGTTGGCGGAAAAGGATGCCCGAATTGACGACAGcgataaaaaattgaaaattacgGAGGAACAGAAAGATAACGACATAAAACAACTAATGATGGAGAACCAAAACCTCGattcaaaacaaaagcaaactGAAAAAATTCTACGAGACACAAAGAAGGAGCTAGATGACGCTGAAGCCAACACAAAACAAAGAGACGACCAGATTAAACACCTGCAGATGGAAAAGGGAAAACTTGATTCAACACTCAAGCAAACTGAACGAGATAAAACTATTCTTAACAACGAGCTGTTTGAAGTTCGAAACCTGAAAAGAGAAGCGGAGGCAGAAAAGCACGATGCACTACGAAG GTTGAGCGAAATGGTGTCGGTCAAATTGCGTGACAACAATCCTAACATTGTGGATCTAAATGACGAATATAGACCCACAAAGCTGGCGGAGATGTTCAGTGAACTATATGACAACGAGTGGACAGCCGCTTACACGGTCATGGAAGACAATGAATTTCAAGACAGACAGATGATAGACTTTCTACTGGACGTTGTCATG GAATCCTACATTTTCTGCAAGGACGAGGTTGAGAAAAGCTGGAATGTTGTCTCAACATGGTTTCTAGACGAC GATTTACCGAAAGTGCAGCAAATGCGAAAGGCGCTCAAAGATGGAAGAAAGGCGAAAGCTTGGAAGCTGATTCCggatattgaaaaa AAATACACGTCATACATAGAAAGTGTTTGTCGACATGAGCCTCTTAAAAAGCTGCTATCGATCGAAGACATCAGGAAATACATGGCTCTCTGCTTAAAGCTCACTTTGCTGATGAATGCAAACGATCCGCCTGTTTATCTTGAGTGTTCAGGATGGAAACCGATCAGAGACCGGGAAGAGGAAGATAAAGATTTACAGAAAAGCGAGAATTCTGGAGATGAACTTCCTAATAATGGAGAACAGCCAAACAGTCAAGACGATAAAGACGAAGAAAAAGAAACGGCAGAAACAACAGAAACTGACTCATCTAGTCAAGATATCACACCAGATGACATGGACCAAGATGAAggacaaaaaatcgaaaaacAACCTGAAGGCAAAAGCAATGAAAACCCTTCATCGACTGAGTCAAAAGAACGGTTAGAAAAGAAAGACGGAACCGAAAGTAATGAAAATGTGGAAACTGGATCGTGTCAGCAAGGAGATGCACCAACGGGCAATGATGATTCAGGTCAAGATTCAATTAACAAggataaagaaaacaaagataatGCACAAGACATTGCTACGGAGAAAGATCTATCACAAATAAAAGAGAGTAACGACGAGCTTTCCCCGTCCACCAACGCAGGCGTGAATGAGGATGCTGGGGAGGAAATGGTAGTAAACAACGGTCATGGCAATGCCGAATCTTCTTCATTGAACAAACTAGTAGAAGATCCAATGGACCAAGGAAATAGCCAAAATGCAGGATTCTCTGATGAACGTCGAATTAACGAAATCGATCATgaatgcaaaaacaatgaaaacccTTCATCGACTGAGTCAAAAGAACGGTTTGAAAAGAAAGACGAAACTGAATGTAATAAAAATTTGGAAACTGGATCGTGTCAGCAAGGAGATGCACCAACGGGCAATGATGATTCAGGTCAAGATTCAATTAACAAggataaagaaaacaaagataatGCACAAGACATTGCTACGGAGAAAGATCTATCACAAATAAAAGAGAGTAACGACGAGCTTTCCCCGTCCACCAACGCAGGCGTGAATGAGGATGCTGGGGAGGAAATGGTAGTAAACAACGGTCATGGCAATGCCGAATCTTCTTCATTGAACAAACTAGTAGAAGATCCAATGGACCAAGGAAATAGCCAAAATGCAGGATTCTCTGATGAACGTCGAATTAACGAAATCGATCATgaatgcaaaaacaatgaaaacccTTCATCGACTGAGTCAAAAGAACGGTTTGAAAAGAAAGACGAAACTGACTGTGATGAAAATTTGGAAACTGGATCGTGTCAGCAAGGAGATGCACCAACGGGCAATGATGATTCAAGTCAAGATTCAATTAACAAggataaagaaaacaaagataatGCACAAGACAATGCTACGGAGAAAGATCTATCACAAATAAAAGAGAGTAACGACGAGCTTTCCCCGTCCACCAACGCAGGCGTGAATGAGGATGCTGGGGAGGAAATGGTAGTAAACAACGGTCATGGCAATGCCGAACCTTCTTCATTGAACAAACTAGTAGAAGATCCAATGGACCAAGGAAATAGCCCAAATACAGGATTCTCTGATGAACGTCGAAATAACGAAATCGATCATgaatgcaaaaacaatgaaaacccAAATTCTGCTGAAACAACAAAACCGTCCGAAAACAAAGAAAGAACTGACAGCAATGCAAATAAGCAACCTGAGAATGGTGAGCGAGGGGAAACAGTCGCGGACGCAGTCGAAGTCAATGGTGACTCGGACCCTGCATCATCTCCGACAAATGATGAAAATGGCACCACGAGacttgaagaagaaaaagataAGCTAAAGACCAACAGTCCAAGTTCAGGATGTGAAAACGATAACGACGATTCGAGCAAAATCTGTGGAAGAGAATTAAGAAACGAGGTAACTGTTGCAGCGACTAGAGGGGAGTTTGAAAAAGATAAGTACAAAGAGTACACTACCAGAGGCAAATATACTGAATTCCATGTTTGGCCAATCATGTATTTGCACAAAGGAGGACCAATGTTGGGCAAAGGAATTGCACAAGGAGTAAAGGATAGTAAGGCCGAACCAAGCGATAAACCGTGGGCTTGGTGGAAATAG